Part of the Leptolyngbya sp. BL0902 genome, CCGCCCTTTCTCCCCAAACCTGGCCCTTTAGCGTGGCGCTGTTGCCCCCCCAGGCTTACTTGGTGGGGGGTAGCGTGCGTGATGCGCTGCTGGGTCGTCAGGCAGATTACCTGGATTTAGACTTTGTGCTGCCGGAACGAGCCATCCAAACAGCGGCAGACATTGCCCACCACTACAAGGCGGGCTTTGTGGTGCTCGATGCGGAGCACCAAATTGCGCGGGTGGTGTTTCCCAATGCCACGGTAGATTTTGCCCAGCAGATTGGCCCCAGCATCACCGTAGATTTGCAGCGGCGCGACTTTACCATCAACGCCATCGCCTACAACCCCCATAGCGAAACCCTGGTGGATCCCCTCGATGGCTATGCCGATCTGCAACGAAAAGTGCTCTGCATGGTCTCCGCCGAGAACCTGGCAGAGGATCCCCTGCGGCTGCTGCGGGCCTATCGCCAAGCGGCCCAACTGGGTTTTAGCCTCGATCCTGACACCCAAGCTACCCTGCGCCAACTGGCTCCCCTGCTGAAGGCCATGGCCGCTGAACGGGTGCGGGGAGAGTTGGATTGCTTGCTCAGCTTGCCCCAGGGGTCTGCGCTTTTGCGGGAGGCATGGCAGGACGGCATCTTGCAAACCTGGTTGCCCACGGTGGGCGACGAGGATCTACGGCAACTGGCGGTACTCGACCGGACGGCGGCGCAAATCCATGAGCGCTGGCCCACCTTCTCCGACCTGCTCCAAAGCTGGGTGAAGGAAGCTACCGCCCCCGGCCTCCATCGCAGTTGGCTCAAGGCCGCTAAGCTCAGCCAACTGCTGATGTCTGCTGCCGCCCAGGCCGAAACCCTCCTCATGGGGCTGAAGTATAGCCGCGTAGAGCAGCAGGCCGTGTTGAGCATTCTCAAGGGTTGGGCCATCCTCAGCCCCTTGGCTCAGCAGCCTGCCATCTCCATTCCCCAGCAGTATCACCTATTCAAGGCCACGGGGGCGGGGTTGGGCGGTTTGGCCCTGCTGGCCCTGGCCCATGGGATGGCGGAGACCGTCGTGATAGCCCTGGTAGAACGCTACCTCAATCCCCAGGATCCGGTGGCCCATCCCCGTCCGCTCATTTCCGGGCGAGACCTAATTCAGGGGCTTGGCCTTCCCCCTGGCCCCCAAATTGGCGAACTGCTAGAGGCCATCCAACTGGCCCAGGCGGAGGGCTTTGTTACCCAGCGCCCGGAGGCCCTAGCCTGGGTCAAGCAACGTCTAGATACAGGCTTGTAGGCACCGTGCTCCCCAGGGAAGGGCTACCCCCTAGTGCTGGCCCTCCTCCCCTAGGTCACGCGGCCTAGCTCTTGGGCGCAGGCTAGCCGCGCCGCCCCTGGGCAGACCGAGAGATTTCTGGGGGCTTGCCTAGATGTGCTAAAGTAAACCTCTGGTCATGTGATGATTGATTCACTGGTTTCTACTCGGGCAGATCGTCCAGACGCTGTTCTTGCAGCAAACATTGCGACAAAGTGCCACCCCCCTAACCTTTTCGGCATTTTGCAGTCTGGCCACCACCTTCCTTCCTTGAGTGCCTTGCCCTTGATTCTGATCACGGCTGCTCTGTTGTCTGAGGTTATCTAATGTCGAAGCGTCGCAATCCCAAGAAAGAAAAAGCACTGCGTAACCAAGCCTACGCCCGCAAGTTTCGCAAAAAGCGCTCTGGGGGGCAGCGTTTCTTCAAGCGCAACAACCGTGGGGCCGATGAAGAAAATACGAACGAGAACGCCAATAAAGAGGGCAACGACTACTCAGCCGCCATGTAGGTTGAGCCTGTCTTTAGGCTTTCAAGAATGCGCTGGGCAGCGGCCTCTCCCGAAATCACAGCTTCGTTTAGGCCCACCCCCCCACACCAATCTCCACACCCTGCCAAGGTCGGCACCGCTTCGGTGTACAGCACGTTGGCAGGGTGTGCTTGTTTAACCAGACCGTAGCGCCAGCGGTGTACCTGCATCCAGGTGGGCTGGGCTAGCCAATGGCCTAGGGAGGCAGCAGCGGCAGCTAGGATCTCTTGCCCCACAGAGGGAAGATCCGCCGCGTCAAAATGGGCCTCGGCAAAGGCGGCAGTGCTGTGAGCCACCACCACGGGGTAGGGCGGATGGGGGCGTTTGCTGCTATCTAGCACCACCCAGCGCAACACCGGATGCCCGTCTCCCCACACCATCCATCCCGCTGCGGTGGATTCGTTAGCAGGCACCCCACTTAGATCGGCGCGGATTGCTGAGTCATAGCCCGCCATCACGGTAATTACCGGGTCGAAGGTGACGGCTGCCGCCGCCGCCCAAAACGAAGTTAACTCCGCGTTTCGAGCCGTGGCCGCCCGCAGAATGGGAATAACCTGGGCCGCTGGCAGGGCCAACACCAGCGCCCGTGCCTCCAGGGGAGTGGTTGCTTCAGGGTCAGAGCCTGCCGCTACCCCTGCCGCATCATTCACCCAATCCACCCGCCATCCCGCCGCCGTGAGCCACACCTGGGTCACTCGGCTTTGCCGCTGGATAGAAAGCCCCGTCGCCATCGCCTTGGCCAGGGCACTCATCCCTTGGGAAACGCTGTAATACGGCGCTGCGACACCTTCCTGGACAGCACGGAGAGCGACCGACCCATCTGCGCCTAGGGTGAATTCCGTGGGCGTCCAGGGTTGCAAAAGGCCCTGATCGATCCAAGGCATTAGCCAGGATTCCTCTGGGGGAGAAGGCCATGGAATCAACCGACAGCCGTGATCCACCGCCACCGTTGGGCCATCTCCCTGGGGCTCCGTTACCCGCCGCGTGGCCATGCGCCCTCCCAGCCCCCGCGATTTATCGAGCACCCGCACCCGACATCCAGCCTGGGCGAGGCGCTGAGCTGCGGTAATGCCGCTAATTCCGGCCCCAACTACGATGACATCCCACATCTGAGCCTTCTCCTAAAACCGCACCTGAAAATCCACCTGATAGGCATCGGTAACTTGGGGTTGTCCATCCACCAAGGCCGGGGCTAGGCGCAACTGTCGCTGTCCTATGCAGCTTACCAGGTTGTCCAGAGCCGGGTTGCCGCTGCTGTAATCGACGTAGGTTGCGGAGACCGTGCCATCGGCTTCCACCTGCACCCGCAGCGCCACCGCCAAGACCGTGCCTGGGCTAGCCATAGATCCTAGATGGGTGTTCCCGCACCCCCAGGCTCCAGGCGGGATGGCCATGGCCGCTGTGCTCAACAACTGGGGCGGCGTATCGGGCCAATCCCTGCCGTAGGGCGTCGGGCGCAGGCCCAGGGGGATGAGATATCCGGTGGTCTGTTCGGTGGCCTGTCCTGGGCTGGGGGGTAGCGAGACAGGGGGGATCGCGGCGGCTGGCGGCGTTGCGGCTGGCGGCAAAACCCTTGAGGGGGAATCTGGGGGGAATGGCGGGGTGGGGGCTGGGGAAGGCGGTAGGGAAGGGGGTGGTGGCGCTGGGGAAGATGGCGGGACAGTGGGGGATGGAGAGGCCGTCGGTGGTAGTGACGGTGAGGGGGATGGCGGTGAGGGGCTTGCGGTCGCTGGGGGAGATATAACCGGGGGCATCTGCGGGGATGGGGCAGCCGCAGGCGGACGGGACGTTGCAGTAGGGGGTAGGGCAGGGGGAGGGAGAACACCAGGCCCAGGAACCCCAGAAGACAGAGCAACCGGGGGGGCCGGAGACGGTGGTGCAGCGGCTGGGGCAACGGAAGCCGCCTGATCGACTGCTGGATGACTTGCCTCTGGGGTCTGGGGAGAATCTAGCGCCTCATGGGGGGCCGGGGTTGGAGCAAGCACAAGCAGTTGAACAGGAATCGTATCGGGTGCCGTTGGCCTGGGCTCTATCCACGTCGGCAGATGCAGCAGTAGCACGCCGTGGGCCACCACCGATAGCCCTGCGGCCAGGGGCCAAAGCGCCTGGGGATCGCGGTAGGATTCGAGGCGGGTTAAAAAGGGTGCAGCCATAGCAGAATGCTAACAGGGTCAAGATGCTAACGTAGTCAGGGGAAAGACAGGCGATTGGGTTTGGATCGCGTCTCCGGTCGTACGGCGTACATGGGGTGCCATGGCTGAATCAATCTTCAATACCTCGAATACCTCTCAATGGACACAGGCCCCCACCGATGACAGCCAGCCAGTGGATTGGGCCTCCCCAGACGCTTGGCCCACGCCGCACATCCGACCTGCGAGCCTAGAGGATTTGAGCCAACTAACCGAGGCGCTGGCTAGTAGTTTCTATGATCGCACGGGCTGGCTGGCGTGGCTGTACCCCCTCCTGCGGCTGGGCATTCAGGAGGATCTAAAGCAGCGGCTCAAAACCGAGCGTCACCACTATGCTTGCCTTGCGGCGGTGGTGCCAGCCGCTACTCCAGCCTCCCCTGGCGATCTCCGCCCAGAAACTATTGTGGGAACGGTGGAGGTGTCTCAGCGGCAATCTTGGCCTTGGCAACCAACCCGCGCTACCCATGTGTACATCTCCAACCTGGCGGTAGTGCAGCCCTGGCGGCGGCGGGGGGTAGCGGCTCAACTCTTAGCCGCCTGCGAAGCCCTCGCTGTGACCTGGCACGTTGATCACCTCTACCTCCATGTCATGGAAGATAACCCAGGGGCGCGACGGCTCTATCGTCGGTTTGGGTTTGAGGTGCTGCAAGTGGAGGAGGGGCTAGGGGCATGGCTGGGGCTCCAACCTCGCCGTCTACTGCTGCAAAAAGATCTCGTGCCATCCCCAAACCCAGCGCCCAGTCGCCCTCAACCGGGGTCTATTCCCACCCATTAACCTTCTCCTTGGCATGATTTTCAGCGATTTGATCACCCCAGATACCCTGTGGAACTGGATACGTCGTCTAGTTCTGGCGCTGGCGCTGGGAGTATTGCTGCTGCTGGTCACGGCTGCTCCGGCCTGGGCCTCCATCCACACCTACCACGAGCAACCGGGTCAAACCACCGTCCGATCTCGCCAAAGCCTGCGCGATCAGCGGGATATGGCCTGGCAAGCGACGGTGTTCAAGCGCTACCAAGGCTCAGAGATTCAGGGTATCTACCTGCGCCTAGTGGGGTTTCCGGGGCAGGTAACGGTGGATCGTCAGCAGGCCCTCGCCATCGACACCGGAACCACCGCCCACTGGAGCGCCCCCTACGCCCTCGATCCCCAAACCCCAGCCTCCGTGCTGCCTGACAACATCAGCCAATACGACCTGGGCACGGTGTTAACCGAGATGCCCCGCCCCATTCCCCTCACCCTGGCGGTGCCCCTGGTGGGCCAAGCCCCCGCCCAACTCGTCGCCGCCCCCTACGTCGTCCAAGAATGGCTCACCATCGCCCAAACCACCCCCGAACCGTAACTACCCCAGACTCGCAGGGTGCATTCGCGGCAAACCGCTTTGGCAATACCGACCATCAACCACCAGAGCCGCAATGCACCTACCGGAAGACAACGACCGAGGAGAGACACCAGGGGGGAACAGATTGGCTTAGGATTGAAGGGTTCTATCTGTCCCGATTGGCCCTAGGGGTTTGGGAAGGTTCCTCGGTTAGGTTATTACAGTCGCCATGAAGTCTACCGTCGCACAGCTTAAAACCCAGATTCAGCGGGCCATGGTGGCCGCCTTTGGGGAGGATTTGACCGATACCGACCCGATGCTGGTGCCCACCAGCAATCCCAAGTTTGGCGACTTTCAGGCCAATGTGGCCATGTCCCTCGCCAAGCCGCTGAAGCAAAACCCTAGGGAAATTGCCCGCCAAATCGTCAAAAATCTGGACTTGGGCGACCTCTGCGACACCCCAGAAATTGCTGGCCCCGGTTTCATTAACCTGCGGCTGAAGACGGCCTATCTGGAGGCCCAACTCAAGGCGATGCAGGCGGATCCGCGTTTGGGCGTGGCCCCGGTAGAGCAGCCCAAAACCGTTATTGTGGACTTTTCCAGCCCCAACATCGCCAAGGAAATGCACGTCGGCCACCTGCGCTCGACCATCATTGGCGACTCCATTGCGCGGGTGCAGGAATTCATGGGCCATAACGTCCTGCGGCTGAACCATGTGGGCGACTGGGGCACCCAGTTTGGCATGTTGATCACTCATTTGAAAGAAGCCTGTCCCGAAGCCCTGGAAGCAGGTTCCACGGTAGACATTGGCGACCTGGTGGCCTTCTACAAACAGGCCAAACTGCGCTTTGATACCGATGAGGACTTCAAAACCCGTTCCCGTGAAGCGGTAGTGGAGTTGCAGGCGGGTGAAGAAACGGCCACCAAAGCCTGGAAGGTGCTCTGTTCCCAGTCTCGCCAGGAATTTCAAAAGCTCTACGACCGTCTGGATATCCAGATTCAGGAACGGGGCGAATCTTTCTACAACCCTTTCCTCGCCGATGTAGTGCAGGACTTAGAAACCCAAGGGCTGCTGGTGGAAGACCAGGGTGCAAAGGTGGTTTTTGTCGATGGCTTCACCAACAAGGACGGCAACCCCCTGCCGCTGATCATCCAAAAAACCGACGGCGGCTACAACTACGCCACCACCGACCTCGCCGCCATCCGCTACCGCACCGGAACCGATGGGGCCGAACGGGTGCTCTATGTGGTGGATGCGGGCCAGGGCAACCACTTCGCCCAGGTGTTCCAAGTGGCGGGGAAGGCGGGCTGGATTCCCGACGGGGTGGATCTGACCCACGTTCCCTTTGGGGTGGTGCAGGGGGAGGATGGCAAAAAGTTCAAAACCCGCTCCGGCGACACGGTGCGGTTGAAGGACTTGCTCGATGAAGCCGTCAGCCGCGCCCGTGCGGATCTCGAAACCCGCATCCAGGCCGAAGAACGCCAGGAGACCGAAGACTTCATCCAAAACGTGGCCGAAGCCGTAGGGATTGGGGCGGTGAAATACGCCGACCTCAGCCAAAACCGCACCAGCAACTACATCTTCAGCTTCGACAAAATGCTGGCCCTGCAAGGCAACACCGCCCCCTACATGCTCTACGCCTACGTGCGGGTGCAGGGCATTGCCCGCAAGGGCGGCATCGACTTTGACCACCTCCCCGCCGAGGCCAGCCTTCACCTAGAGGACGACAGCGAATTTGCCCTCAGCCGCTACCTGCTGCAACTGGATACCGTCCTAGAGGAAGTGGCCCAAGACCTCTACCCTAACCGCCTCTGCCAATACCTGTTTGAACTCAGCCAAACCTTCAACCAGTTCTACGACCGCTGTTCTGTCCTTCAGGCCGAGGAACCCCAGCGTACCTCGCGGCTGATTCTCTGCGACCTCACCGCCAAAACCCTCAAACTGGGCCTTTCCCTGCTGGGCATTCGCGTCCTAGAGCGGATGTAGTCCTTTCGATAGGCGATCTTCCCCACCTAGGTAGCCTGGGCCACGGCCTGGAGGAAGGTTTGCTTTTGCTCGTCGCTGAGGAAGGAGGCCCGGAAGGAGTTTTGGGCCAGGGTAATCATATCCTCCGGCGTCAGGGGCAGGGCGGCGGCAATAGCGGCCATGTTTTCGGTCATGTAGCCCCCAAAGTAGGCGGGATCGTCGGAGTTGACCGTCACGCACAGGCCCAGATCGAGCAGGTGCTTGAGGTTGTGGTGGGCCATGGTGTCGAACACGCAGAGCTTGATGTTGGAGAGGGGGCACACCGTCAGGGGAATTTGGTGTTCGCCCAAAAAGTCTACCAGGGCCGGATCTTCGACGCAGCGCACCCCGTGGTCAATGCGGGACACCTTCAGCAGTTTCAGGGCTTCCCAAATGTATTCCGGTGGCCCCTCTTCTCCGGCGTGGGCCACGGTGAGGAAGCCCTCGGCCCTAGCCCGGTCAAACACCGCTTGGAACTTCGACGGCGGATGCCCCATCTCGGAGGAATCTAGCCCCACCGCCAGGAAGCGGTCGCCGTAGGGTAGGGCTTCCTCTAGGGTGGCCATGGCGGCTTCGGCACTGAGGTGACGCAAAAAACAGAGAATGAGCCCGGACGACACCCCCAGCCGTTGCTGCCCATCCCGCAGGGCTGCGGTGATGCCGTCGATCACCACGGGGAAGGGAATGCCTCGGTCGGTGTGGGTTTGGGGGTCGAAGAAAATTTCCGTATGGCGCACGAATTGGGCGGCGCATTTTTCTAGATAGGCCCAGGTGAGATCGTAGAAGTCCTGCTCCGTTTGCAGCACCCGCGCCCCGGCATAGTAGAGATCCAGAAACGACTGAAGATGCTCAAATTGGTAGGCCGCTCGCACCGCCTCCACCGAATCGTAGGGGAGAGCGAGGCCGTTGCGCTGGGCCAGGGCAAACATCATCTCCGGCTCTAGGGATCCTTCGATGTGGATGTGGAGTTCGGCCTTGGGCAGCGTGAGCAGGTTGGTGGTCATGGCAGGTACCCCATCAGAAACAGGACGAACGGGTGAAGCCGTCATGCCCTACACCCGTTCCCAGCCATTCAACGAGGTGAGGCGAGCGGGGAGGGGCAGGGCTCGGCAGACGGGAAGCCTATGCTTCTATTCTCTCAAAAGAGGGCAAGATGGCGCTATTCTGCGGAGATATCTTAGCTTTTGCCCGTCACCCGGTGGGCTTATCCCTGCGCGAGACGGCTCAGAAGACCGACCTCCCAGCGAGGAACGGCTGACGGCTGAGGGGGATGGGACGAGACTTTCCATGTAAGATGAGAGCAGCGGTTACATCCCTTCACACCTTTCCCCTCTCTCCTCTTTTTTGGCTCTATGTCGTTCTTCCGGTCTTACATTGCGCCCCTGTTGATTGTGCTGATCTTTGCTGTGGCTATGCTGGCGGTCAGTGCCCGCATCTTTTTGCCCAGCGACATGATGGCCCCGGCCCCCATCGAAGAAACCGTATCCACCCTGCCCCCGGCTCCCTTGGCCTCTAGCGATGGGCTTACCCTGGATCTCTCTGAGTTCATCCACGGCCCCGCCGCCTACCAAGTTGAGGGCTAGGCTTGCTTGCGTCGGGGGGGGGTAGACCCAGCCAGCCTGGATTAGTCGAGGGTTTCTACTACCTCATCCCAGCGCATACTGAAGGGGGGCAACCAGCCCCGCATATAGTAGTACATCGAGGCTAGGAGTTCTTCCCAGTAGCGGGTGGTAATCCGCAGGGCTCCCACATTGGGCACCAGATCGGAAAATCGGGCGAGGGTGCCATCGGCGCGGCTGCGGGGGGCTCCATAGAGTTCTGTGGGCCAAGCCACGACTTGCAGACCATCATTTTCAAAGGCGAGGGCTGCTCGACGCATGGCCAGGGCAGGGGTGACTAAAATCACTCGGTTCGTAGTCCGGTTGTCCCGTTCGGTGCGGCGCTCTCCACGGGCGAGGGGGGTAAAGAGCTGACGGTCGGTGAGGAAGCTTTTCTGGTTCTCCACCGTGCCGCGAATGTCCATTCCGGTGTTGATGATGTTGATGTTGTCCGTGGGGATGCCGCGATTGACTAGCCGCTGGCGGATGGATTGATCGAGCTGCTGGCCAATGTCGCTGTTGCTGTCTCTGGCCCCCGCCGTCACCGTTACCAAAGGAGCCGCCGCCGCCACCCGACCATAGACATCGGCGGCACTGTTGAGCCGCGACACCAAGATAGGATCCAACGGCACATCCGAATCGCTTTGGCTGGGCAGGTGATTGGAGACTCGGTAGGCATCGGCGTTATCGCCAATCACCACCATCGCCCTGGCCAACTGAAGGGGCACCGCATCGGCGGCATCGCAGAAATTGGTGCTGCACAGGGTGCGTTGATTTTCGTAGGCCCGCTGCACCGACTCCTCTGCCTGCACCGACAGCCCCCGTGCTATCAGCGGCATACTGCTGACCCAAATCACCGCTAGGGCCGCCACCACCAGCTTGCGCTCCACCTTTTTGGGATCCTTTGTCAGGGCCAAAAATAGCATGGTAATTGCGGCACCCAGGGGGGTAAGCGGCAGGGAAATGAGCTGCCAAAAGGTGCCCACCGTGCGGTCGTTGGGGTCAATAAACGCCCCCAACACCACCAGCAAAATCAGCCCGCCCCCCAGCCAGGTGAGCCACTTTTCTGGAATCAGCTTTTTCACAGCCCACCACAGACCATAGCCAATGGCTAGCCACAGCAATAATCGGGTGAGCAGATTGAGAATGTCCATGCTTGGGCGCTGAGGGACGGGAATTGGCCTTCCTGATGATACTGAGGATTCCAGATTTTGCAGCGCCTTAGCCTAGCGACTGTAGCGCTCTCTAGCCCAAGGGTTTCCCCGCATGTGGTAGCCGTTGCGCTCCCAAAAGCCCGGTTCTGGCTGGGCCAAAAACTCTAGGCCGCTGATCCACTTGGCGCTTTTCCAGGCGTAGAGATGGGGCACCACCACCCGCACCGGGCCACCCCGTTCGGCAGGGAGGGGCTCTCCATTCAGGGTATGGGCCAGGAAATTGTCGGGTCGTAAAAAGTCCGCCAAATCCAAATTTGTGGTGTAGCCGCCGGAGCAGTGCAGCATAACGTGAACCGCCTGGGGATCGACCTCCACCGTGGCCATCAGGTCGGTGATGGCGACCCCCGTCCACGACACATCCAGCTTGCTCCAGGTGGTAACGCAGTGGAAGTCGGCGGTGAAGTCGCGTTGGGGCAGGGCCATCAGGTCGTCCCAGGTGAAGGTTTGGGGCTGGGCAAGGCCAGAGATGGTTAACCGCCAATCGGCCCCGCTCACCTCCGGCGTTTCG contains:
- a CDS encoding CCA tRNA nucleotidyltransferase; its protein translation is MATQQSALSPQTWPFSVALLPPQAYLVGGSVRDALLGRQADYLDLDFVLPERAIQTAADIAHHYKAGFVVLDAEHQIARVVFPNATVDFAQQIGPSITVDLQRRDFTINAIAYNPHSETLVDPLDGYADLQRKVLCMVSAENLAEDPLRLLRAYRQAAQLGFSLDPDTQATLRQLAPLLKAMAAERVRGELDCLLSLPQGSALLREAWQDGILQTWLPTVGDEDLRQLAVLDRTAAQIHERWPTFSDLLQSWVKEATAPGLHRSWLKAAKLSQLLMSAAAQAETLLMGLKYSRVEQQAVLSILKGWAILSPLAQQPAISIPQQYHLFKATGAGLGGLALLALAHGMAETVVIALVERYLNPQDPVAHPRPLISGRDLIQGLGLPPGPQIGELLEAIQLAQAEGFVTQRPEALAWVKQRLDTGL
- a CDS encoding NAD(P)/FAD-dependent oxidoreductase, whose protein sequence is MWDVIVVGAGISGITAAQRLAQAGCRVRVLDKSRGLGGRMATRRVTEPQGDGPTVAVDHGCRLIPWPSPPEESWLMPWIDQGLLQPWTPTEFTLGADGSVALRAVQEGVAAPYYSVSQGMSALAKAMATGLSIQRQSRVTQVWLTAAGWRVDWVNDAAGVAAGSDPEATTPLEARALVLALPAAQVIPILRAATARNAELTSFWAAAAAVTFDPVITVMAGYDSAIRADLSGVPANESTAAGWMVWGDGHPVLRWVVLDSSKRPHPPYPVVVAHSTAAFAEAHFDAADLPSVGQEILAAAAASLGHWLAQPTWMQVHRWRYGLVKQAHPANVLYTEAVPTLAGCGDWCGGVGLNEAVISGEAAAQRILESLKTGSTYMAAE
- a CDS encoding energy transducer TonB; translation: MAAPFLTRLESYRDPQALWPLAAGLSVVAHGVLLLHLPTWIEPRPTAPDTIPVQLLVLAPTPAPHEALDSPQTPEASHPAVDQAASVAPAAAPPSPAPPVALSSGVPGPGVLPPPALPPTATSRPPAAAPSPQMPPVISPPATASPSPPSPSPSLPPTASPSPTVPPSSPAPPPPSLPPSPAPTPPFPPDSPSRVLPPAATPPAAAIPPVSLPPSPGQATEQTTGYLIPLGLRPTPYGRDWPDTPPQLLSTAAMAIPPGAWGCGNTHLGSMASPGTVLAVALRVQVEADGTVSATYVDYSSGNPALDNLVSCIGQRQLRLAPALVDGQPQVTDAYQVDFQVRF
- a CDS encoding GNAT family N-acetyltransferase translates to MAESIFNTSNTSQWTQAPTDDSQPVDWASPDAWPTPHIRPASLEDLSQLTEALASSFYDRTGWLAWLYPLLRLGIQEDLKQRLKTERHHYACLAAVVPAATPASPGDLRPETIVGTVEVSQRQSWPWQPTRATHVYISNLAVVQPWRRRGVAAQLLAACEALAVTWHVDHLYLHVMEDNPGARRLYRRFGFEVLQVEEGLGAWLGLQPRRLLLQKDLVPSPNPAPSRPQPGSIPTH
- a CDS encoding DUF3122 domain-containing protein; protein product: MIFSDLITPDTLWNWIRRLVLALALGVLLLLVTAAPAWASIHTYHEQPGQTTVRSRQSLRDQRDMAWQATVFKRYQGSEIQGIYLRLVGFPGQVTVDRQQALAIDTGTTAHWSAPYALDPQTPASVLPDNISQYDLGTVLTEMPRPIPLTLAVPLVGQAPAQLVAAPYVVQEWLTIAQTTPEP
- the argS gene encoding arginine--tRNA ligase, whose protein sequence is MKSTVAQLKTQIQRAMVAAFGEDLTDTDPMLVPTSNPKFGDFQANVAMSLAKPLKQNPREIARQIVKNLDLGDLCDTPEIAGPGFINLRLKTAYLEAQLKAMQADPRLGVAPVEQPKTVIVDFSSPNIAKEMHVGHLRSTIIGDSIARVQEFMGHNVLRLNHVGDWGTQFGMLITHLKEACPEALEAGSTVDIGDLVAFYKQAKLRFDTDEDFKTRSREAVVELQAGEETATKAWKVLCSQSRQEFQKLYDRLDIQIQERGESFYNPFLADVVQDLETQGLLVEDQGAKVVFVDGFTNKDGNPLPLIIQKTDGGYNYATTDLAAIRYRTGTDGAERVLYVVDAGQGNHFAQVFQVAGKAGWIPDGVDLTHVPFGVVQGEDGKKFKTRSGDTVRLKDLLDEAVSRARADLETRIQAEERQETEDFIQNVAEAVGIGAVKYADLSQNRTSNYIFSFDKMLALQGNTAPYMLYAYVRVQGIARKGGIDFDHLPAEASLHLEDDSEFALSRYLLQLDTVLEEVAQDLYPNRLCQYLFELSQTFNQFYDRCSVLQAEEPQRTSRLILCDLTAKTLKLGLSLLGIRVLERM
- a CDS encoding adenosine deaminase; amino-acid sequence: MTTNLLTLPKAELHIHIEGSLEPEMMFALAQRNGLALPYDSVEAVRAAYQFEHLQSFLDLYYAGARVLQTEQDFYDLTWAYLEKCAAQFVRHTEIFFDPQTHTDRGIPFPVVIDGITAALRDGQQRLGVSSGLILCFLRHLSAEAAMATLEEALPYGDRFLAVGLDSSEMGHPPSKFQAVFDRARAEGFLTVAHAGEEGPPEYIWEALKLLKVSRIDHGVRCVEDPALVDFLGEHQIPLTVCPLSNIKLCVFDTMAHHNLKHLLDLGLCVTVNSDDPAYFGGYMTENMAAIAAALPLTPEDMITLAQNSFRASFLSDEQKQTFLQAVAQAT
- a CDS encoding ElyC/SanA/YdcF family protein, with amino-acid sequence MDILNLLTRLLLWLAIGYGLWWAVKKLIPEKWLTWLGGGLILLVVLGAFIDPNDRTVGTFWQLISLPLTPLGAAITMLFLALTKDPKKVERKLVVAALAVIWVSSMPLIARGLSVQAEESVQRAYENQRTLCSTNFCDAADAVPLQLARAMVVIGDNADAYRVSNHLPSQSDSDVPLDPILVSRLNSAADVYGRVAAAAPLVTVTAGARDSNSDIGQQLDQSIRQRLVNRGIPTDNINIINTGMDIRGTVENQKSFLTDRQLFTPLARGERRTERDNRTTNRVILVTPALAMRRAALAFENDGLQVVAWPTELYGAPRSRADGTLARFSDLVPNVGALRITTRYWEELLASMYYYMRGWLPPFSMRWDEVVETLD
- a CDS encoding sulfite oxidase-like oxidoreductase, which translates into the protein MAGKFFEKPGPELADRVPPGQNLAKGFPVLTYGETPEVSGADWRLTISGLAQPQTFTWDDLMALPQRDFTADFHCVTTWSKLDVSWTGVAITDLMATVEVDPQAVHVMLHCSGGYTTNLDLADFLRPDNFLAHTLNGEPLPAERGGPVRVVVPHLYAWKSAKWISGLEFLAQPEPGFWERNGYHMRGNPWARERYSR